The genomic window GAATCCGGCAGGAGCCATAATAAGGTCATCAGGGAGTGGAAGGAAAGCTGCATACAGAAAGGTAAAAAAAGGAACAAAACTAGGATGCTTTTCTTTGAGTGAATATACGATTCGTGAAAAATAAACTCGAGCTCGAGAAGGAGTAAAAATTCTTCCGCTCCGAGCGATAAAATAGGTCGTCGTATCCCCAATGGCCGTCCCTAATGCAGCCACGATCGCCAAAGATAAAGGATTAAATCCAGCTGCCCCCAAAGAAATAGTTACAAGATAATAAGGAAACGGAATGAAAATAGAAGTTCCTCCAAGAAGAGCACTTAAAAACAAAGCTATATAGGCATGTTCTTCTCCTATAAGATCAGTAATATCTTCTGGTGAATAATTCCATACCAAAAAAGACATTGTGCCCAATAACAGAAAAAGGCTTAAAAAAATAAAAAAGTGTTTTGTTTTTTTTGACATTTGTTTTTTAAAAAAATCTTTGTTTGAACTCATTCGAATAAAGATCTCTTCTTATTCTTTCTTCTCTTTTTCTACTATACCTGAAAACTTCTCTCAAGAGAAATTAAATAAGAAATTCTCTTGAAAAATAAAAATATTTTTTCTTTATTACTAGCGTTTATCCATGCAATATGCGGTCTACTGTATACTTTAATTTAGAGCCCTTGTTTTGTTTTACGATTATTTTCCGACTTTTCATACTATTCCAAGTTCTTTCATTTTTTTGAGAGCTTTTGCTATATTTGAATTATCCTCAAGAACAGTATCTATATCCGTCCATATAAAATCGGAAACTTCATTTTGATCAAGCGAAACACTACCTTTTTCTGTGAAAAAAATAAACATGAGATCATGGTGATAATGTGCGTCTTCCTGTTTTTTCTCGTTTTCGGGAATAGGATGTGTATCAATAAGAATTGGTGATCCAGTTTTTTTGTGCCACGGGTGTGGCTTAATATCATTCAATCCCGCTTCTTCGATCACTTCTCGCTTCGCTGAATTTTCGAGATCCCGGTCTTCATTTTCGATATGTCCTCCAGGCTGAAGATACCTTTGTAATTTTTTGTGAAAAAGAGCTAAGACCTTTCTCTCTGGAGAAATAACCAATCCACTTGCAGTAATGTGCCCTCGAAAATTCTTTCTGCTGAATATATCTTCGTCAGACTGCATCTGTTCTAAAAGAAGAGAGAATTTCTTTTTTTCTTCAGGAAATAATGAAAGGTAATTATCAAATAAAATTTTTGCATCTTCTTTTACAATCATATTTCTTATCTTAAACAATTACTCCGAGAAACTTTTTCAACCAAGCATCAGCGATTCTTGAACGAATACTTTCTGGTCCTTCTTGGATACCATTAGGCAGATTCTCGCTTTGTAAATACGTGATAGTATCCAACATTTCTTTCTGTACAAGCAAAATAAAATCATCCACTACCGCACCATGAAGAAAATTAACGGCATTTCCTTTATTAAGAAGATAGAAATAATGCCCGTTTTTTTCATAAAGTGAAATGTATTTTGCTATCTTTTTCTCAGTGTAATTCATTTCAATCCACGAGATATCCATTTCATCATCCGAAGAAGTAACCGACGCCACAAAAGAACCGTTTTTCAACAGCTTGAACTCTTCACCTTTAAGAGCAAGTTTTCCTGTGGCACAGAAAACTATATCGGATTCTTCAATAATTTTTATCTTTTTTACAATCTTATTTCCTTTTGAATAAGCTAATACCATAATAACTGGATCAGTATCATAAATAGAGACGTCACAACCCTTATCATGTAAAGATGATAAGATTCCATTACCTATTTTTCCAAATCCGATAATGCCGACCTTTTTATTGTTTATAAGAATTCCTTGTTCTCTCAGGAGAGATTCAGTTGAAAATACAACAGCCTGTCCCACAAGATGATCTTCATTACTTTTAAGAGGACTTTGTGCCACAGAAACAACTGGACAATCAAGAGAAAGCTGGGATAAATATTTTTGATGTCCATTTTCTGTGTCTTCTATAATTCCGAGAAATCTTTTTCCTAGAATTTTCTTTATATCACTGGCTATTGTAGAAAAGTATCCGCCTATATCAAGAATAACTAATGAATTTTCAGAAGGGATTTTTTCAAGGACATTTCTAATAGCGTTTATAGATCTCAAATCATCTTTTGTTATAGAAAGAATTTTCTCTCTTGGATAAAATTCTATTATACTTTCGTTGATCGAATTTCTTTTTGGGATAATTCCTTCTAATAAAAAATATTTCTCAAGTATTTTTGCAAATGGTATACCCGTATCTAGTATGTGCATTACAGCTATAACACTTATCCTTTTTGTGTCGCAAATTGATCTTAAATAATTATCATCAAAAAAAATTTCTCTTTGAGCAATTTTTTTCTCAAGAATTATAGTATTTTCCATAAGTATTATTTTATACAATAGAACTTCTTCGTATGCCCATCACCAAATTTTATAGATATCCAAAATTAAAATATTTCTTTTAAATATTGTTCGTTATTTCTTCAACAACAATTTCTGGTTTTCTTATTTGCTTCTCCCCTATTAACTGATAAATTCTTCTTTTAGAAATAAATAAATTATTTCTTTTTAGCTTAGGATCCCTTCCGAGAGTTACCAAATTAAACGAATAAAACTTATCTTTTTCTAAATAAAACTTTCCAAAAATATCATTTTCAGTTATTACATCTGAGATACACTCAATAAAACTCTTTTTTCTCTTTTGGATTATTTTGAAAGAACCATGGATTTCAAATTGAGAAATATCTTCTTTTTCTGGATATAATCCTGTTTCTATTTCTAAGTCCATCATCCCATCAAAATCTTTATATTCTTTAACATCTAATACATCTTTTCTCATTCCATCTTTAGAATAAAATGACTTGGATTTTTTTTCTTCAAATAAATTTGTTTCATACATATTCATTCCACGTTCAAAAGGATAAGCAAATTTTTCTAAATCATTTGATGAAATAATAAATTCAATCTTGCATTCAGCATTCAAGTTTGCAAATTTTTGAAATATCTCACTTTTACTTTTATCCTCTATTTCTTTCAAAAACATTCCTGTTAAATCTGTTGTTTTTGGATTATTATTTATTGTTTGTGATCGAATAGACGCATAGATCATATATACTCGTTTACTTCCCGCACTTCTTTTTATTGTATTAAATTGTTCTTCTGTAAGACCAATCCAGCGATCATTTTCAGACGTATTTTTAATTTCTACAAATAAATTTGGGTTTCTTAGATCTCCATTTTCCTTAATATGTAAAATATCAGGCTCGTCCATTACTTGCGTATTACTTTTAATATCAAAGTCGAGAATATAAAGCTTGTTTTCATTAAATTCAGTAAAAATCTTCTCTATGCCAATTTCAGTGAGTTTTCCTAATGTAAAAGCATCTAGTATAGCTCCTAATCCCCTTGGCTCACCAGTTGTTCTTCCTGTGGTATTTTTTAAAGGGTCGATATAATAATTTGTTCCAAATTCAAAAACTCTTTTAAAATCTTCTAATATAAGTTTATAATATTTCATAATATTTATTAAAAATTACTCTAAAGCTTTTTTTATATTTTTAGCAATTCTCCTAACAACTGGTATTACCACAGAATTACCAAACTGTTTATAAAGAGCTGAATCTGCAATTTTTGGAAGTTTATAATTTTTTGGAAATCCCTGAAAGTTTGCACATTCTCTAGGTGTGAGCTTTCTTATTCCCTGATCAGTAAATATAATTGGCACATTATGACCACCCATCCCCATATTTGCTGTTAATGTTGGGCAAACTTTACTTTTATTTTCTCTCACATACTGCCTTCTCCATTGATAAATAGTATCTTTTTTTGTGACATCTTTTTTTATCCTTTCAAATAATGGCTTGTCATTATAAAAATATTTTTTATCTACTACTATCTCTAAACAATCATTAATCGTTTTTGTTAAAGTGATTTTTTTAGGAAATTTAAATTTCTCGAAAGACTTTTCTTCAAGAAATCCAACGATATAAATTCTTTCTCTATTTTGAGGAATGTTCCCATATTGCATTGCATTTAAAACTTTATCAGTTACTTTGTACCCCAATTTTTCTAATTCCTGATATATTACTTTTATTGTATTACCTTTGTCATGAGATTTTAAATTTTTTACATTTTCAAGTAAGAAGGCTTTTGGCTTTTTATCTTTTAAAATACGAATAATATCAAAAAAAACATTCCCTCTTCCCTTTTCATCTTTAAACCCTTGTCTATATCCCGCAATAGAAAATGGCTGACAAGGAAATCCTCCTGTTAGGATATCAAAATCTGGAATATTTTTTGTAGAAATTTGAGAAATATCTCTTAAAACCATTTGCTTATCTATTTCAAATAATCCTGAAAAATTTAAATCAAAGGTTATTCTACAGTTATTATCAAAATCATTTGAAAAAACACAATCAAAACCAGCGTCTTCGAATGCTATTTTTATTCCACCAATTCCTGCAAATAAATCTATAAATTTCATCTGTGTAAGAATATTTATTTACATTCTAACTCTACTTTTATAAATCAATCAAATAAAATTGAGGATTTTCTTCGGATACATCAATAACAATATTTCTATGAGCAAAATCCCTCATATCGAAAGCATTCCCTTCAGAAGAATGTTCTAACGCTCCTTGTATTTTTTTAAATTGTTCATCTACAAAACTTTCTATTTGACTAGCATCTGAAATTATCCCTTTTTCTATTAATATTTCGACAGTACGATTTACCGTATTATCAAAGCTTCCATCTTTTTGATATTGCTTTAATTTACCCAAGTCAACGCCATCTCCCACAAAAGGCATAAGTACATAACTACAAATATCCGCTTTTCGAGTAAAAGCTCCGGCACCGACAGCAACATCGGTTTGCTGATTATCAAATGAAATTTTTTGTTTTCGCCTACCCCATTCATCTTCTGGAAGATAAGGAGGCTCGATCAATGCTACATAATCGATAAAGCGTATATTTTCTGGAAAAGAAGAGTCATTCTGTGTGTACTTTTTCCATTTTTCATGTTCCTTCATAAGTTCTTTTCCATCACTTTTTTGTTCTTTGAGAATATACGATCCACTTTTTAAAACATAGACCGAGCCATCACTTCCCGTGTGTAATTTTTCCGGTTTTTCTTGCATAAAACTATGACCATCTTCAAATATAGTTTGGATTTCTTCGGAATCAAGTTTTTTTGCGTCTGAAGTTATATATAAAGTTCCTTTCTCAAACGTAAATTTTTTCCACACCCAATCATTCTCCCGTTCCTGTTCTTGTATTTTTTCTTGTGTTTGTTTTTGTGCTTGTTCAAGATCATTCATTTTTTCGGAAGAAAGCATATTTTTTATTTAATGCTACGATATCAAGTAGCTGTTTATAATTATATCTTTATCTCTAACATTCTTATATAGTATACAGTATATAATATACTGTATACTATATACTTTTTTGGAGAAAATGCTTCCTAAAAGTTAAAATATTTTTAAGCGCCACCTATCCGTACAAAATACTGTGTCGGAATTATCGCTTTAGATTTCAACACCTCATTAGCAGAAAACACGCACAAGAGAGTTTCTTCGTTTTTTTGAGAAGCTATTTTTATTTTATAGACAAAAGCATTTCCTCTATGTTTTTTGAGAAAGTCCAACTCATTTCGAGAAAGGTAAAAAAAGACATCAACCCCCTTTTTTTCTACTTATTATCTATGTTGTATTGTAAAGGTATAGCAACCTTGGTAAAGTAAGATAATAAAAGATTAAAAAAATTAGTTTTACCATGGATAAAAATTGGCATAATTCTAAGAAAAAAAACATTTGCTGTATTTTTCCAATAACAAAAGTTAAAATATAAATAATTAGGCACACCTTTATGAATAGTTTTGAACAGTTTAATACAAAAATAAATAGAGCTCGGATTGTGATTATTTTCTGTATTACATTATTTATTGTATTTCTAATAAATCAACTGCCTATAAATAAAAATCAAGAAAATATAAAAACTCCTGATCCAATTAAAGAAAAAATGGAAACTAAAGAATCTCCATCAATATCAACGATAGAAGATCTTACATTTAATACTCCAGAAGAAATAGCTACATGGATACAGAATAATCCGAATGACCCAAGAATAAACGAAGTCAAGCAAAAATTTAAATCAATGGGATATTCCATAGAAGAATTTACAAAAGATCAAGAAGCACCACAAGCAACAGATCCTTCTGATAGAGCATTGAAAGCATCTTTATTTTGGTATAATAATATACCAAAAGAGAGGCAGGATAAAATGAAACAGACATGGGGGGGCGGATCTGATGATCATTATGTTGCGGTCAAAAACTTCGCAATAGCTTTAGATACGAAAAGAGAATGGTTAATCGATGTGGAATTAATTATCGAGGAATATAAATCTAAACAGAATACTAGTTATACACAGCCATCTACTAAAAACCCAAAAACAATACCCTCTAATGAAAATTCGAATTCAGAATTGGATGATATGATTCAAGAAAGTGAAAGAAAAAAGACTGAAAAATGTCAACGGGATCTTGCTGAATATAACGCTTGTTTAACTGAATATAATGCAGAAATGGCGGAATATAATGCATGTTTAAATCAAGATAATCCTTACAAATATTGTTCAAAACCATTCGGGTCTTTTTGTGTTAAGCCCTTTTGTTTCTAATTGATATTCATAAAAGAAGTCATTATTATTCTTATTATTTTAGAGCTATTCTATTTTTTAGAGAGACTACTTTATACAAGCCAAAATATTTTCTCAAATACCTACTATTATTGTTGTCGTATAGTTTTGTGATATTGTTCTAAAACATTATTTATCGCTTGCATCATTTTACTAGAAAGACGCAAGCATCGTTTTAGCTGAATATCTACAGAATCATCCTTGCCAAAATATTTTTCAAGATATCCTTGTATCGCAGCGTCGGCATAGTAATGCCTACTTTCCAAAACTTTACTATGATTTATTGATCTATACGCATATCTTTTTTCATCAGAAAGATTATCTTGAAAAAAAAATTTTCTATACCCCTCCACCAATCTCTTGTTTGTTTGATAGTGAAAAGAGGTATTATTTCTCACATCACGAATAATTTCAACTAAATCTCGTACCCACAAAACCTCTTGAGGAATATCAGAGAAATTCTTCTTTCTGGTATTTTTTTGAAGAATAAGCAAGATATGTTTCCAAGTACTTTGTGTATCCTCATTTGTTTTTTGAATGAAGCTCTGAATATAAGACGATTCAATCATAGATATTTTTTTCGTCATATAATTACAAACTTCGTAGAGCGTGCCAATATACAACCTCAGAATATGCAAACGAATACCGCCATATTCTCCCGCATGTACTGAAATCTCTTTTTCCTCTGGCTTCTTGCAGCTTTCTACAAAAAGATCATTAAGAAGTATAATGTCTTTAAGATCATTAAACATCAAAGAGAAAGTTAAAAGAATTTCTTTTTCTTCTTGATATTGTATTCTTTCCTCCTTTTGTGGAAAAATATCTTCGGCAAAAAACTTTTGCAGTTTTTTATTTATAAACTCTTTCATTGAATTCTACTTTTTCAATATCTCATACTGTTTATAACAGTCTTCTTTTTCTTTTTCTACACTCTCAATCATTTCATCCCATATGATCTTTTGTCCTTCGTATTTTTCCATAATTTTTTTAGTATTCTCAGTATTTTTTTCTTCAATTTTTTGTAGACAAATCAACAACTTCTCTTTTTCTAAATTTTATAGATAAGTATTTATTCATAAAGAATTTTTACGAAAAAATTAAAAAACATTATTCGAATTTTATGAGTGATAAGAATGGGGATACGAATCTTATCTCTTCTTTCCCGATATAATCTCGTAAGTATAGGTAAAATCACTATTTGGATCTACTTTTTTCATATAAAATTCCTCATTAAAATCCATGAAACTATTTTCGTAAATAACATTTGTTAATTCTTCGTCATGTTCATCGAATTTATTTCCTTCGCTATCAAAAAAATCTATCTTAATGCTTAATTTTTCAATTGGATAAGAATTATTATTTTGGATCTTTCCCGTTATCGCAAACTTATTCCCATAATGAGTATTATACGCGTTATACGGATCAGAAGATTGCTCTAATTGAAAACTTAAAAGAGAGAGTTTATCGGCATCAATAGTATTTCGATCACTTTCTTCATTGAGGGTGTTTTGTATTACCTCTTCTCTTTTTCGATTTTCTGCTTGAATATCAATCGCACCTCTGCTTTTTGCACATACCTCAAGAAGAAATTCCTTTTCATTCGTTGACTTTGCGGATAAATAATCTGGGGATTTTTGAAGGGCATCTAGACATTCTTTATAAGCATTTCTTTCCATATGGGGTTGTATAATTAGAACATGCATTAAAATTGCAACGACAATAATTATGCCAATAAGCAAGAGTGTCTTGAATGTAGTAGTCTTCATATTCCTTTAATTTTAGGTAATTAGTGTAAAACATAATCAAAATAGATATAAATGAACAACTTGAAAAGATTTTCGTTTCTATGGTTACATTGGAAGTCCGCTCATCTCTTGCATTATAGCACCACTTATTTTTCACTTGTAATTCTCAATCCTTCCTCCAACTCCTCCACCTTTACTCTCTTTTGCTCCAATGCTTTTTTAAAAGCGATATTTTCAACATTCATTTCCATTTAAAATTCAAATTATTTTTTAATTATCACCTTTTTATTTTATAAAAAATAGAGGTTTATTTCTCTCAAATATTTTGTGTAAAAAATTCTTGCAAACTTTCAATAGAAATTCGTTTTTGTTCCATACTGTCACGATCACGGACAGTAACGGTATCGTCATTGAGAGTGTCAAAATCTATAGTTACACAATACGGTGTTCCAATTTCATCTTGTCGACGATATCGTTTTCCCACATTGCCATTATCATCAAATTCACATATCCACCTATCTCGAAGAAGATCGAAAACTCCACGAGCTTTATCCACTAATTCCATCTTATTTTTCAAAAGAGGGAAAATAGCAATTTTTACAGGAGCAAGTTTTTTGGGAAGACGAAGAACTGTTCGAACATCTCCTCCTTCCATCTCTTCTTCTGTATACGCATCGGTCAAAACTGCCAAAAACATTCGGTCCAATCCCACAGATGTTTCAACAATCCAAGGTAAATATTTTTCATTCGTATACGGATCACGATAACTCAAATCTTTTCCAGAAAATTTACTGTGTTGAGTAAGATCATAGTCACTCCTATTATGAATACCTTCAAGTTCTTTAAAACCAAAGGGAAAATTGTATTCAATATCCCACGCTGCTTTAGCGTAAAATACAAGATTTTCATGTTCATGCCATTTTAGATTCTTTTCTTGTATGCCAAGATCAAGATAAAACTGCCACCTCTTTTCTCGCCACTCTTCATAAACTTCCGATGCTTCCTCTGGACGTACAAAATATTGCATCTCCATTTGTTCGAACTCACGTTTTCTAAAAATAAATTGGCGAGCCGTAATTTCATTACGAAAGGCTTTACCTATTTGTGCTATACCAAAAGGTACTTTCATCCGCGTACTATCCAAAACATTTTTGAAATTTACATAGATTCCCTGGCAGGTTTCTCCTCTAAGATAGGTTGGCTGTTTCGCCCAATCTCCGGTAAAATTTCCTAGATTAGATTGGACCAAAAGATTAAATTTTTTCGCATCAGAAAAGTCCTTTCCCCCACATTTCGGACATACTATTTTCTCTTTAACACTTTCAAAAAGTTTTTGTATTTCTTCTTCGCTCATTTTTTCATCAGCAAAGACTCTTGCGTCTTCCAATGCATGATCCACACGTATTCTCGTATGACATGTCTTACATTCGCTCAAAGGATCGCTAAAACCATTCACATGACCAGAGGCTTCCCAAACTTTAGGATGCATAAAAATAGCGCTATCAAGCCCTACAATGTTTTCATGAGTTTGTACCATTGCCTTCCACCACGCATCACGAATATTTCGTGCAAGCTCAACACCATACGGACCAAAATCATAAACAGCAGCAAATCCTCCATAAATTTCACTCGAAGGAAAAACAAAACCACGACGCTTAGCAAAAGAAACAATTTTATCCATAGTATCCATAAAATATTGTGCTACAAATATATTTCCAATGTACGACAAATACCCAAAAAGAGCAAAAAAATGCTTTTTATTGAAAAACGTTTGAAGGAATTATTCTTTAATTTCCATCATTCTCATAATACATCTCGGGAGGAGAAATTTCATATGCAGCTTCTTCTGAAGAGTTTTTTTCATTTTTCTTTATTTGTAAGGATGCCACCAAAATAAAAAGGAGAAGCGCTAAACTCAAAAGAAGAACAATAAGTACTTTTTGTGTTTGGGTTTCTTTTTTCATATTTTTTTCTACGTACTATCTTTTAAAATATTCTTTTATTTTTCTACTATCTCCCCAGAAATTTCACTCTTTTTCAAAGATGAAAATAAGGAGCTCTCTATCATCATTTAACGTTTATTGTAACGTTAGCAGTTGATTGCAAATTATTACCATAAGAAGCTGTAATTTTAGCAGCTCCCGCACGAAGACCTGTCACAGTAACTACTTCTGAATAATTTGAAACTTTAACATTAGAAGATGCTGATTCCCAAACAACACGTTGGGAAACGCCATCATCAGAGTAGGGTGTCTTACATGATATCTGATTGAGTTCTTCACGAGAATTTCTTTTATATATTCGAGCTTGCAGTTGAGTCTTTCCACCGACTTTTATCGATACTGAGGTTGGACAAATGAGTAATTTTTCGTAATTTGCTGTAGAAGGGGAAGAATTGTTATTTGAAGGATTAGTATTTTGACGTAATGTTATTCTTCTCATATAAAGATCATCTGCGTCATATTTGCTCGCCTGTTTTCTTGGCCAGATAACGAAAAAGGTATTTCCCACTTTAAAACTATCTTTATTTGAAGGAACGCTTTCATTTACAATAGTAGAATAAAATGTCCATTCACCATTTTTTTGACGATTATCCACTGTAGCTAAAGATGACCAATGTATTCCGTCTGATGATTGCATTAGTTTTACCAAACCATTCACAGACCCTTGAGTCATAAGATATTTTCCATTACTTGCGGAAACTGTAGCATCCGTGTGACTATCACTAAGATCTCCCAATGGACTACCCGCGCCAGTAAGTCCATTTTCAACCCAAGCTCCGTTATTATATTTTTTCCAACTCGTAACTTTTCCCTGCGTAGCATTATTAAGAACATCTTGTATATTCGCACGAGCAACAGCAACGTATTTAGTATTACTTGTATTATCCCAAAAATACGTATAGAAATATTCACCAGCAAGAAGAACAGGTGTTCCACCAAGATTACCATTAGCATCACCTGTATCAATTTTTGCTTTTATAATTTCCCCTATAAACTTCCATGATTCTCCTTTATCGGTAGAGGTCATGAGTCCTATAGAGTATTGCTCAGTTTTTGCTTGATAATTATTACATTCTTTAAATTTTTCAACATGTACAAAACCCAACCAAAAATTCTCTGATTTTTGGTAAATATTTTCTATCCAGATACCTGCACAAGCATACTGTTTAAAGAAATTTCCCATGTCAATATAATCTCTATTATTTTTTTGCCATACAAGTCTTTTAAAAGGTTCGCTTCCATAGAGATTTCCTTTAAATTTCGTTGTTTGACCTGAAGTTGCAACGAAAAAATCCATTTCGGATGCACTCCCCCCAATAGTTGCCATGCTCGAATCCATAGTAACCGGCATTTGAGCATCGTTATAAAGTAATGTTATAGGACTCATAGAAACACCTGTCGTGTAATTATACGTAGTGGGTGAATAAAGTAATTCTTTCTCTTGTCCACTATTTGAATTTTTTGCTGTTATTTTCAAAGAGTGCTCCCCTGATTGATAAGCTTCGGGTATAGTCCATCTAAATCCATAATTCCCTCCAAGATCAGCTCGATACCGATTAGCAGTTTGTTCCCCTCTTTTTACACCATCAATATAAAACATTACTTGTAGACTTTTTGAAGGAGCTTCGTTATCTCGCGACCATCCTTCTACAATATTATTATCTAGATCAATAGAATCAGCAGCTCCTTCTGGAAGTTTTGAATTTTTAAGGATTTTCAATTCTTTCCATGCAGCCCAATCATATGAAACTGATGCTCCAGCATCAGCTCCCATAAAAATCGTTATTGTTTTCCCAGCAAAAGGAGAAAGATCAATTTCTACTGTTTCAAGAGATCCTGTATATATTTTCGTTTTTGAAAAAAGATTTATCCATTGTCCATTTTCTTGAAAAGATGCGAAAAAATGAATACCATCAGAAGTTCTCATTTTTTCAACTTCACCTTGTGTATATCCAAAAACTGCTCGTAAGACAGGTTTTTCAACCGCACTCGGAATAGTGATATTACTAAAGGCTCCGTGTGTAAAACCATTACTTATCCATTTGGGATGTGTAAATAAAACAGTTGCTGTTGTTCCATCTTCTAATCGTTGTCCAGGAATAAGCAAACGCGCTCCCTCTGGATCAGAAGCGATAGAAGGCCATGAAACTCCTCCCGCATTATTATGCCAATAAGCAGAAGGTGCTAAAGAAAGAAAATCATATGCAATTGATTGAGTCGCAGGAGCTGACCCAGCATTACTAAAAGAAAGATCCATGGAAAGAGAAGAAAGAAAAGAAAGTAATGGGAGGTTTTTTCTTTGCAAAAAAAGAAGACTTCCAAAAAAAACGATACTTACTAAAAAAAGAATAAGGATGCTTTTATTATTTTTATTTTTTTTCATATCAAGAGAATGATAGTAAATTAATAACTATTATCTTAGAAAACGTATACAAAAGTATTATATCATGTTTTATAAGAATTACCCCCTTAGCATATTTTCTTTCCATTAATAGATAATTTCTTACTCACAGATAAAGATTCTTTATTCTCAAATAATTCACTGTCTCTCTCTACTATATCTTTTCTCAAATATACATCCTTAGCTTTAGAAAAAAACTTCAAAAAGAAAAATGCTATATTTAAAAAAGATACTTTTTTAAAAAGTATCTTTTTTAGAAACCTCTTAATAGAGTAATTTTTTTCTAAAAAATATCATCTACTTCTTCATATACAGATTTCAAAACAGACACGGCATCTTTTACCCCTGTCTTATACGTATCATTCGCTTTTTTTATTGCACCAAGATATGCATTTCGAGCAGTCTCTCTTT from Candidatus Moraniibacteriota bacterium includes these protein-coding regions:
- a CDS encoding VTT domain-containing protein; protein product: MSFLVWNYSPEDITDLIGEEHAYIALFLSALLGGTSIFIPFPYYLVTISLGAAGFNPLSLAIVAALGTAIGDTTTYFIARSGRIFTPSRARVYFSRIVYSLKEKHPSFVPFFTFLYAAFLPLPDDLIMAPAGFVRYPFKRIILSLFLGKVVFNGLLAFAGLYGWERLVLIFE
- a CDS encoding NUDIX domain-containing protein, which codes for MIVKEDAKILFDNYLSLFPEEKKKFSLLLEQMQSDEDIFSRKNFRGHITASGLVISPERKVLALFHKKLQRYLQPGGHIENEDRDLENSAKREVIEEAGLNDIKPHPWHKKTGSPILIDTHPIPENEKKQEDAHYHHDLMFIFFTEKGSVSLDQNEVSDFIWTDIDTVLEDNSNIAKALKKMKELGIV
- a CDS encoding adenosylhomocysteinase, encoding MENTIILEKKIAQREIFFDDNYLRSICDTKRISVIAVMHILDTGIPFAKILEKYFLLEGIIPKRNSINESIIEFYPREKILSITKDDLRSINAIRNVLEKIPSENSLVILDIGGYFSTIASDIKKILGKRFLGIIEDTENGHQKYLSQLSLDCPVVSVAQSPLKSNEDHLVGQAVVFSTESLLREQGILINNKKVGIIGFGKIGNGILSSLHDKGCDVSIYDTDPVIMVLAYSKGNKIVKKIKIIEESDIVFCATGKLALKGEEFKLLKNGSFVASVTSSDDEMDISWIEMNYTEKKIAKYISLYEKNGHYFYLLNKGNAVNFLHGAVVDDFILLVQKEMLDTITYLQSENLPNGIQEGPESIRSRIADAWLKKFLGVIV
- a CDS encoding DNA cytosine methyltransferase, whose amino-acid sequence is MKFIDLFAGIGGIKIAFEDAGFDCVFSNDFDNNCRITFDLNFSGLFEIDKQMVLRDISQISTKNIPDFDILTGGFPCQPFSIAGYRQGFKDEKGRGNVFFDIIRILKDKKPKAFLLENVKNLKSHDKGNTIKVIYQELEKLGYKVTDKVLNAMQYGNIPQNRERIYIVGFLEEKSFEKFKFPKKITLTKTINDCLEIVVDKKYFYNDKPLFERIKKDVTKKDTIYQWRRQYVRENKSKVCPTLTANMGMGGHNVPIIFTDQGIRKLTPRECANFQGFPKNYKLPKIADSALYKQFGNSVVIPVVRRIAKNIKKALE
- a CDS encoding glycine--tRNA ligase — translated: MDTMDKIVSFAKRRGFVFPSSEIYGGFAAVYDFGPYGVELARNIRDAWWKAMVQTHENIVGLDSAIFMHPKVWEASGHVNGFSDPLSECKTCHTRIRVDHALEDARVFADEKMSEEEIQKLFESVKEKIVCPKCGGKDFSDAKKFNLLVQSNLGNFTGDWAKQPTYLRGETCQGIYVNFKNVLDSTRMKVPFGIAQIGKAFRNEITARQFIFRKREFEQMEMQYFVRPEEASEVYEEWREKRWQFYLDLGIQEKNLKWHEHENLVFYAKAAWDIEYNFPFGFKELEGIHNRSDYDLTQHSKFSGKDLSYRDPYTNEKYLPWIVETSVGLDRMFLAVLTDAYTEEEMEGGDVRTVLRLPKKLAPVKIAIFPLLKNKMELVDKARGVFDLLRDRWICEFDDNGNVGKRYRRQDEIGTPYCVTIDFDTLNDDTVTVRDRDSMEQKRISIESLQEFFTQNI